TAGACTATGGTATATTTTCATCACAAGCACCAAAGTAACGGCTCTATTCTGCTTCTGAAAAACCATAAGACTTAGGTTAGAAATAGTGTacacacaaaaatgtaatttagactTAAGTACGCGGTACAAGAACCGGGGTCATTTCTGTACATAAGAAcctgtgattataatattattatttaagatagctcaaatctattttaaaaaccaaaagaaaatcattacgtccttttttaattgattatcaaTACTTCAGATGATTGTCGTATCgtattttttatcgtaaattGTAAGATCTTATTCACTGTGCGACGATCTCTGTTTCCCAAaggtattaaggaattttaacatttaagagtcctgaaaaaacaaaaatacatgagcTTAAGTATCCATAGGTGTTAATGATCATGAAGCaattagttaaatagttaaagacTTACCTTACTATGTTGAGACAAGAGTTTCTTCGAATTACAGGTAATTcatgagatttattaattttagttaagtttagtaagtaaactgtgagtgaaaattatttattatgacataggTCTAACATGCagcaaaaattacgaaattatgaatgtacctaagtttcaaattgcaattattgttgtttgcattgttttacgTAGGGTTGTCgcacaaagaatataaataatattataattacagaaataacaagttgtagcttgttaaaaataatgcagaatGAATGACTAAAGTACTTGTAAGAGTACTtgttcaaaactaattatttttggCATATTAAAATCAGCGATCCGTTTGGTTGGATAGATATTGTAGTGTATGTGCCTACGCATCAGCGCGTCAGTCGCTTACAAGCCGTCAGTGCATGCACACGTGTCTGAGCTACGCATACCCTACACCCGCCTAAGTACGACAAATAGTGTTTTATTGCCCCTGGGATACTATAAGTGGCGACGAGGACAAAAGTgagtacaaataattatatgcaaaaaaaaaaaaaaataataataataagaataaagaaCGAGGAATAAGTAGACGGTTGTTTATTTCCAACCAGTTGTGTGCATGTATCTTGgatttaaatatcgaattagAGGTTGTCAATGTTTAGACCAAAGaaattaacattcaaataaaaataataataacattaataacataCTTCCATACCAAGTTAGCAGGTAAACAATGGTCACAAACATAACAAATACTTATCACAACCCTTCATTCCTAATGGCCATGCATCCTGtgagatagaaataaaatattaaaataaggccacgcaaaagtaatataatgaataataccgacaaaaaaaaaaaagcatacaTCATGTTGTGCACGCACGCCACTTAATTATACCCACATTCCATTATAGAATCAAAACAACATAAAGTGtagattaattgaaaaatacCCACTAAATCCGAATAGAAAATAATTCTACTGGATACATTTTATACAGTTTatagtgtcattttaaagtATACTTTCATGCATATGTAGGTATTTGCCAATCCTATTTGcttacatttgaaattttgtcgttctattgttaaataatacttattatagcttgaataataattcaattgacGGTTAAGTTTAATACCACTTGGAATTTCTATTAATTACGGATTATGTAGAGGAAacatatttgattattatattaataacaatttgttcTAAGTTTTGATTACCTTCTTACTTTAGTaataacagttaaaattaattagttcaatattttatcatttgagtAATGACAATCACATCAAATAGGTATTTATCGATATTAGGCGTGCACGAATCATGTTGGAAGGGTTCACGTAAAAGCCACGCAATTTGTAAATTACAAATGGCTATGCAGATTAATTAAGAACCTACCTTATGGACATGTACTCGTTAAGTATCATCAATAAGATGTAAATACGTCCACGCATTAAGAAGTCGTAAAAGTATAATAGGGCTACGCAATTACTATATTGTTACTGATTTTCAGTTAAGAGCCACGCAAATATAGAAGACAAAATTCTATTGCAGGACGCCCCAAAATGGCTCAGGCAACCTCCACACTGCCCAACTTAGAACAATTTAATTGCGATGGTGATCCGACATCGGTTGGTTCACGTTGGGAGAAATGGAAGAGGGCACTTGAAATCTACTTACTGGCTGCTAGTATCGACACGCCTGCAAAGAAAAGAGCTACTCTCCTCCATCTTGGGGGGATAGCCCTCCAAGATGTTTATTATAACCTACCAGGAGCTCATGCTGAAGAAGGGGAAGGTATCGATGTCTATGCTATAGCGTTAGATAAATTTGACAGTTATTTCGCACCGAAGCAAAGTCGGATATACGAGAGGTATCTTTTCCGACTTATGAAACAGGAGGAAGGAgaacaatttgaaaaattcttattaaGGTTGAGGAATCAAGCTGAAAAATGTAAATTCCAGAATAAAGAAGAACACATTATAGAccaaattacacaaaaatgtCTCTTAATCgatttaagaaagaaaattttagaatatGGTGATGCAATCACCTTAGACGAAATCATTAGTAAAGCAAATGCATTAGAAGTTGTAACTAGACAATTAGaccaatttaaaagttttaatacaattaatgagAACAAATACAACAAGgctgaaataaatacaatctacaacaagaaaaaatacgaCAAATCAATTCGAAAACAAGAATCAAACACAAAATGTAGCAGATGTGGAAGCTCCACTCACTTATCTGAAGATAGTAAATGCCCTGCAAGAGACAAACGGTGTTCGAAGTGTGGCTACATTGGTCATTTCAGGGAACATTGTAGGACTAGACAGAAATGATATCTTCCAAACAATAGGAGAGAGACTGTACATAAAAAACCAagacaagaaacaaaaaaggaaaccaACAAATCAGAAATCGACTATATTTTCCACCTAGATGAAGATGAAACTATAAAGTGCAATATTGGGGGAGTTATTGTGAATATGTTGATAGATTCAGGAAGTAGATGCAACGTTATAACTGATAGAACTTGGCAACTTCTAAAAGACAATAGTGTAAAAGTTTCCAACCAAATACGCAAACCTAATAAAACACTCATCTCCTATGATAGTAAGGAACCTTTAAATATTATGGGTTCTTTTGAGGCAAATATTTCAGTCGGGAACAATAGGGGCATAAAATGTactgtttatgtaattaaaaacggTACACGTGATCTACTAGGCAAAGAAACTGCGATTTTATTAGGCGTGCTTAAAATTGGACTCCAAATTAACGCACTAAGCAATCAGACACCATTGAAGAAAGAGTTTCCAAAATTTAAGGGTGTGATTGTTCAGATTCCAATAGACCAAGCAGTTAAACCAGTCATCCAACCGTATCGGAGAATTCCCATTCCTCTAGAAGAAAAGGTTGCCAGGAAACTAAAGGAACTAAAGGATGCGGATATCATCGAGGAAGTAAATGGACCCTCACCGTGGGTATCGCCAATGGTGCCTGTTCTTAAAGAAGGACAAGAGGAGGTACGTATCTGCTTGGATATGAGGAGAGCTAACGAAGCTATTATAAGAGAAAACCATCCTCTTCCAACAATGAATGAATTGCTACCCAATTTCTGTCAAGCTAAATACTTTTCCaaacttgacataaaaaatgCCTTCCATCAACTTGAGATTCATGAAAATTGTAGATACATTACTACCTTTAGCACGAGTAAAGGactgtatagatataaaaggttAATGTTTGGAATATCTTGTGCACCGGAGATGTTCCAAAAAAATTCTAGAAAAGATGTTGCTGGGTTGCGATGGtacatttaactttattgaTGATATTATCGTACATGGTGCCACAGAAAAGGAGCACGACGAAAGGTTGAGTAAGGTGTTGCGAGTCTTAAAGGAAAATGACGTCCtactaaatgaaaacaaatgtatttataaaacacaaaaaattgaGTTTCTCGGTCACGAACTTTCGGCTAGTGGAATAAGGCcgcttgaaaaatatttaacagtaattaaaaccAGTAGAACACCTAACACTACTGAAGAAATCCAAAGTTTTCTGGgtttagttaattttgttagtaaatgGATTCCCAATTTAGCTACCCTTACTGAACCTTTGCGGGAACTGTTACGGTTAGGCCTGGGAAAGTCGGCAAAATATCCAAAAGTTCTGGACACCCAAACAGGATGAGGCATTTGAAGCTTTGAAGAAAAGCTTATCCAACATCCAAACATTAGGCTATTACAATCCTTCGCATAAAACCCAAGTTGTCGCTGATGCTTCTCCTGTAGGATTAGGTGCTGTATTAGTTCAGGTAGGTGAAGATGGTCCTCGTGTGATTGCTTTTGGTCATAAGGCTTTAACTGATTGCGAAAAGCGATATTGCCAAACAGAAAAAGAGGCTCTAGCGCTCGTCTGGGCAGTGGAGCACTTTAAAATGTACCTTTTAGGCAAAGATTTTGAGCTAATAAGCGATCACAAACCATTGGAGACCATTTTCGGACGATCTTCTAAGCCGTGTGCTAGGATAGAACGGTGGGTACTTAGATTACAGGCTTACAGGTATAAAGTCATTTATCGTCCAGGCAAATCCAATATAGCTGACACAATTTCCAGGCTCAGCAAAACTGCCTCGTCAGAACCATTCGACTCTGAAAATTATGTCAATCAAATAGTAAGTTACATTAGACCTACCGCGGTTcctttgaatgaaattaaaagatgTTCTAGTGAAGACGAGGAAatcttaaaagttaaaaatggtatttttaataatgactgGCACGATTCcgttaacaattttaaaatcataaaaaacgaactttgttttaatgaagATATCCTACTTCGGGGAACCAGGATAGTTGTACCCCATAATCTGCGTTCTCGAGTACTAGAAGCGGCTCACGAAGGCCATCCGGGTATAGTATCGATGAAGGCTCGCCTTAGAACAAAGGTGTGGTGGCCTAGGATTGATAAAGATGCTGAACGTCTGGTCAAAACTTGCCAAGGTTGTACACTGGTATCTAATCCTATTCCACCACATCCGATGAAAAGACGAACACTTCCCGATGGACCTTGGATGGATGTAGCAATGGACTTCTTGGGGCCCCTCCCTAGTCGCGATTATCTACTAATACTGGTTGATTACTATAGTAGATATAAGGAAATTAAAGTAATGCGTAGTATCACCTCTCTAGACACAATAAAggttttgaaagaaatattttctagGCTAGGCTATCCAGCAACTTTGACGTGTGATAATGGAAACCAGTTCACTAGCGAAATTTTCCAAAACTATTGCAAGGAGTGCGGAAtcagtttatttaatacaatccCTTATTGGCCCCAAATGAACGGGGAAGTGGAGAGGCAAAATCGCGACGTTTTTAAAACGGCTCAAAATTTCACAAGCGGAAAATAAGGATTGGAAAGATgacatatttaattatctgATGATGTTTAATAGTACCCCTCACTCTATTACAGGCAAATCTCTTTCAGAACTATTTTACAGGAGGCAGTTTAGAGATAAGATCCCGGCAGCACAAGATGTggaatataaaacaatagacgAAGAAGTTAGAGACAGAGATttacaaatgaaagaaaaaggGAAAGAATACGGAGACCTCAAACGGAGAGCAACAGATAGCCATTTGGAAATAGGAGAGAAagtattgattaaaaatgtaatcaaagaaaataagttGACCCCTAATTATAATCCTACCATGCATACCGTAACGGGGGTGAGAGGTGGCGATATTTGTATTCGGAATGATGAAACCGGGAAAGAGTACCGCCGAAACGTAATCCACTTAAAGAAAGTGAACGACGCATGGACCGTGATTAATCAGGATtgcagtaataataatttagaagaaaatgaTGAATTAACGTAAATCCTTAGATGattgttgtattattaaattgttatatgCTGTTGCTAAGTGCGATTTTAAGATTGTGCAATTTAAGTAAAATCAAAGTTTTGTTACATTGTGCAGCAAATTTGGAACAtagtacctaatatttaaaatatttgattacttAACCCTCAAAgttgataaaacattaaaatagtaattatgattcttgaaacatttgaaatcattaaaaataaagaagggATGTAGTGTATGTGCCTACGCATCAGCGCGTCAGTCGCTTACAAGCCGTCAGTGCATGCACACGTGCAGGCGGTTCAATCTTAGTACAAAAAACTGGGGAAATCAGTGGTTACAACGATACTAATTCACGATGTGTCTGTTAGTCCTTAAGCGAACAAGTAGGAaggtgttttgttattttgtcgGGTTATAACGGGTATGGTACTGACTCTGGATACCAGATGGCGGCTCTGCACTAATGTTCACTAAAATTCCAACAGATGTCACTAAACAGAATCTAACACTGACAATTTATTGAGAGGCAGATTGCTACTAAaagagtagtttttattttatttgccggaaaatattattaattggttcaaaaattttattaatataaatttgttaataAGACATTTGATTGTTAGAGggaaatattatcaaataatccgaaaatgttaaacaatatcTATCCAAACTTTACTCCATGAGATTATGGTGATGGTAGAATTTTGTTGGTGGtctatttttcaataaactggTACCCCCAAATGCAAATGTCTACTAATGCCTGACGCTCGCGCCGGGTTCAtgtgatatttttgtgttcGTGTTGTGTTCTTTCTGTATGTCGTTGTTCATTTGTCGTTGAGTTGAGCAAAAGTTCCTCCGGCTAACCCACAATTGTGACCAGAAAGGAATTTAGTGTGCTGTTATTCCATTCCTGTAATtggtttatttgaaataaatgctATGAGTTTGAGTTACTTAATGAAATGTTTCATTTCTAAATCCTTAATGTCCTACAGCATAGCCGTTCCatccataaaattttaataatagtacctGTACGTACGTACGCATAGCCTCTATTTATATGTGTATAGGTATAGCTATAGTTATAGACATAATGAGTAATGATTCCAACTCCTGATAACAGATGGCTAGCATCTAAGCGTAGGTGGttaccatagaaatctaaataacaaggtaatagaaatggcatacaccgcggcgatctatcgaaacgcatgtcgccggtgggcggggcttcaacacattcacagcaaataactacgcaatcacgcaaacattaacatcgagaagaccaagcaaacaacactaggctgtacatctattgtaataaggttgactttgtcgttgtatggattcactaactcacacagtcattgcatttttttgcgttagtcgtagtgattacgtaaactacactagggattgactacggatataatgaaagacgaaattatgagtgacaatgttttttgttgtattcttctatattatgcacttacaaaaaaaaaaaaactcgctaattgtcggttgacaaaaaaaaatattaggaaatacttggtaggtaggtttggtatatacctacggtggttttttagtcgtcttacaaaagcagcccagttcatgtatccaatgactagtaaacgttcataatagaaaaataggtatttatgagatttggataaatttaaattgcaatttttattcaatgctatgctataacgcaaggcgtactttttgaaacattcagttgcgagcgcggtccgagccgtaaaaatggagaggggcgcgggcggcggcgggcggcaagttatcaagcatgcaactaatttcatagtgtatattcggcctaagttgtagggtaccaatttcgtttacccgtggtagacatccacttgtcttttgtatttatttcaatcctgtgggaatctgaaataaaaatatattcaataatatgttcacaaaaacaaacgactattaaaattgttacttttcgtatacaatgttcattttggataatttgtccgcacttaaccacatcactatttccgacagttttgtgcggccgtaccactacaaatacgatcgcattgataaatattatttttcgttatacatttctctttttacaacggtgcatttctgtaagtttcttactgcagaggcaatgattagtaaagaatgcaattgttgcaggatggtgcgatataaatatggtttaaaatgaaggttatgttttgaaatttaattttgcaataacatcaatattactgcaataattcacttaccgataaaatgttatctatttatttatgttattacacgatgcagatgaatttccagcctgagaaaccccgcaaaacaccatttttagtggttcttgctgtgacgacgttccgcgagcgactgagcgtaagttcgcgcgctggtgtcgtccaggacaccagtgtggcgacaaggtcacgcggcgttggcacttctattaccttgttatttagattaccttgttatttagatttctatggtggTTACCCATTTTAATGCCGAAGATTGGTCTCTATTACAGTATATCAGAATGTACTCTGTGCACACGTGTCTGAGCTACGCATACCCTACACCCGCCTAAGTACGACAAATAGTGTTTTATTGCCCCTGGGATActatagatattaataaatttttactttggCAAAAAATCTCACAGACGGTGTTATTTGTCTACTTTAGATTTTCATATTCTCCTATCAGCCTAATaactataattcataaaatataatcataatataattttatctataaaaatgataatccttacgaattgctaaattagcaataagtaaaaaatcatACGATGTAACGTGATCACATAAAGCgaaatattgcattacaataaGAATCCCTTAGTCGGTACTTTTTTGGATTTACACGAGtataatacgtacataataaattgtattgtcgtttataatgtttgctttgattgcgaacgttttaaattaatcgAGGTAACACTTCACATTTGCTTATAAGCAAAGACATGTTGGTTAGCGATCATTACTTTCTAGtgctgatataatatttggttcaaTACCATACCCCAGCTACTGCTTTTCAGCTTAAATCTAGTAACTAAAtcgttcaacaaaacaaaagttttacttctGAATATCTTTAGTGTAAGTTTAGTATACTCGTACTTCATCGCCGCCTAATTTGCCAGAATTCACACCAGTAAATATGTAAGTACTATACTCTTACTTGATTAATTTCTATCTTGATTTTTCAGTGTTTGATGTAATCGAaccttgttcaattttatttaaaacaaacgttttatatgaaattaatgtgttagtaacataacgtttaataaatatttataattaattgattaattaaactttcaggTCGGACTGCGAGAGTGACATCGTACCCTTCAACAATGAACGTAAAATAGAGAGTTCCCATAAACGGACAACATTGACAGGCAAACGCAAGACACCCACAAAATCTGCTATTATAAGGTAACTTAAGGTACTATAAAATTAAcgctaaattataatgaatatacgagtacgtgttaatattattctttactccttgttgcagcaaaaaaaataagacagatATATTCGGGCTCCGACATGAACGGAACGATGAATGTGATGGCTCGTCAACGCCTGTGTTGTCTACGTTCTTCGTTACAAGATTAGCAAACGGCAACGAGCGCCGGACTGCAAACACCTCCGGCGAGTACTATATTGACCTCAAGGTGTATCAAACTAATGACGCTCGTGAAACAGACTCTCAAGAACTATGGAGGAAAGCGCTACTTCGATTAAAACTCCAGACTGACGGTGACACCATCCAGTGGCGTAAACTCCAAGCGTTCGTGCAGTCTGCAGATGAGCTATTCATGAAGCCGCCAACGTTTTTTTCGTCTAATGCATAAGATCAATTACttgtgtcatattttaaatacaatttagtcaatatattattacacttttagtttgttttttattatgtgccttgcgatgaaaaagcatactgcgtacCAGTCTGTATTACAGACGATtgtaccagttgtgagcgcgcaatagcatattttaaatacaaatcgttattgcgatgaaaaagtatactgcgtttgagtctggatcagacgacagaaccagttgtgagcgcgcaaaaatgaaaacattacaaacattgcctgttggttcctatcgttattgcgatgaaaaagcatactgcgtttgaatctggatcagacgacagacccagttgtgagcgcgcaaaaacgaaaacattacaaacattgccagttggttcctatcgttattgcgatgaaaaagcatactgcgtttgagtctggatcagacgacagacccagttgtgagcgcgcaaaaacgaaaacattacaaacattgcctgttggttcctatcgttattgcgatgaaaaagcatactgcgtttgagtctggaccagacgacagaaccagttgtgagcgcgcaaaaatgaaaacattacaaacattgcctgttggttagTATCGTTTTTGCGATGAAAAatcatactgcgtttgagtctagatcagacgacagaaccagttgtgagcgcgcaaaaacggaaacattacaaacattgccagttggttcctatcgttattgcgatgaaaaagcatactgcgtttgagtctggaccagacgatagacacagttgtgagcgcgcaaaaacgaaaacattacaatcaagtcgtttcgatggTGTATCACCGTtagaacgcaatacaacaagtcgttttaatggtttaacatcattttaacgcaattcgatgaatcaagtcgtttcgatcacgttggaacgcaatacaacaattcgttttaatggtttaatatcattttaacgcaattcaatgaatcaagtcgtttcgatcacgttggaacgcaatacaacaagtcgttttaatggtttaatatcattttaacgcaattcattctttttttcttttaattcacacaatttatcaaaatttgagaATCAAGTGAATTGCTCAAAACCCATTGggcgttctattccatgatgtgtcgctcataacctattggacattctgtcccacgacgcgaatgcgcatgcaAGTgcgaaggagtgggacagaatgcccaataatatactactggggtattttatgtcggatacatgaactgggctgtgtttgtaagacgaataaaaaTCACCGGGTGTATAcagacaatataaatatatatttaatatgtaatgcATCTATGTATATGTACTGTACCCAGTGCCTGAacttaacaaaatttgttttgccATATAAGAAAATAAGGGTTGATCATAGAAGGTTAAAGTTTTAGGgctatatttatgtatttttgtaagttgt
This window of the Trichoplusia ni isolate ovarian cell line Hi5 chromosome 28 unlocalized genomic scaffold, tn1 tig00002190_group27, whole genome shotgun sequence genome carries:
- the LOC113506861 gene encoding uncharacterized protein LOC113506861, with the translated sequence MCLRISASVAYKPSVHAHVSELRIPYTRLSTTNSVLLPLGYYKWRRGQKRQFRDKIPAAQDVEYKTIDEEVRDRDLQMKEKGKEYGDLKRRATDSHLEIGEKVLIKNVIKENKLTPNYNPTMHTVTGVRGGDICIRNDETGKEYRRNVIHLKKVNDAWTVINQDCSNNNLEENDELT
- the LOC113506860 gene encoding uncharacterized protein LOC113506860; protein product: MAQATSTLPNLEQFNCDGDPTSVGSRWEKWKRALEIYLLAASIDTPAKKRATLLHLGGIALQDVYYNLPGAHAEEGEGIDVYAIALDKFDSYFAPKQSRIYERYLFRLMKQEEGEQFEKFLLRLRNQAEKCKFQNKEEHIIDQITQKCLLIDLRKKILEYGDAITLDEIISKANALEVVTRQLDQFKSFNTINENKYNKAEINTIYNKKKYDKSIRKQESNTKCSRCGSSTHLSEDSKCPARDKRCSKCGYIGHFREHCRTRQK